The genomic DNA GACTTGATGCTACTTGGACTGCTGACCATTGTTTGATATAATAGAGGATAAATCAAAAAATATCTCTTTTATTAATGGTATGCAAAACAGAGGACATCCATTCATTAGATCAAGGGTAAAACTTTTGTAGATGCTCGATATTCCATGAATTGGGTACTTCCTGACCGTCTGGATAAATTAGTCGATAAGAACGTGGTCTTGTGACTTTGGAAACAATAAAAGGGCCTTCCCACCGTGAGTTGAGTTTGTGTAATCCTGTCTCATCTTGAATGCGGCGAAGAAACATGTCTCCAACGTTGAAAGATCTTTCTTGAATATTACGGTCCTGGGAGCGTCGCATACTCTGGAGATATCGAGTAGATCGTAGCAAAGCATTGCATCTTATCTCGTCGAGTGAATCCAGCTCCAGTTGTCGAGTTCCATCGGCTGCAACTTGATCGTACATCTCTAGTCGAGgtgatttccacatgatatctgtAGGAAGGATTGCTTTGGAGCCGTAGACTAAGAAGAAAGGTGTCTGACTGGTAGCCTTGCTTGGTTGAGTGTGTAACCCCCAAACTACAAGTGGTAGTTCTTTAAGCCACTTTcctcctttcttgcttgttTCGTCAAAGATTCGCTTCTTGAGCCTGTCAATGATCAATCCGTGGATGTGTTCCACTTGACCGTTAGCCATTGGATGTGCAACTGATACATACTTGACGTCAATGTAGGAGTTCTCGCAATAGTCCCAGAAAGATTGTGAAGTAAAGTTTGAGCCCAAATCTGTTATGATGGTATTGGGAAATCCAAATCTGTGAAGAATCTCGCTGATGAATTCCACGACGCGATCTGATGATATCTTCGTAATTGGTTTAACCTCaatccacttggtaaacttgtcgactgccaccaaaATGTGTTTGAAATGACCTGGCGCTGTTGGAAGTGGTCctatcatgtccaaactccagcATGCGAAGGGCCAAGATGGAGGTATAGTGATAAGGTTATGAGCAGGCAAGTGATTATGCTTGGCGAAATACTGACATCTTGGACATCGTCGTACGAGTGCTTCTGCATCTGATAGAGACGTAGGCCAGTAGAATCCTGACCAGAAGGCCTTGCCAACCAGTGTTCATGATGTGGTGTGATTGCCACAAGTACCTTCATGAGCTTCTTGTAGAATGTCATTTCCTTCTTCGGTTGTGACACATTTCATGAGCACTCCGGAACCTGCTCCTCACTTGTACAACTTGTCATCAATTAGGATGTAGTGCTTGCTGCGTTGCATGATGCGTGTTGCTTCAGCATCTTCTTTCTTGATACCAGGAGGAAGTACTTGTTCTCTAATGTAGTCGATGAAGGGTACTCGCCAGTCGACTTCCATCATCATGATCTCTCGACTAGTTTCGGAAGAAACTTGAGTCGATGTTCATTTGTGCGAACGTGATAACAGAAGGATGATGTAGTTTGTGAACGAAGATTCTCAGGGTGGACTTCCACTCGATCAGAACCAAGCTTTGACAAGACATCAGCTGCTACGTTGTTGTCGCGGATGACATGATGAATCTCCAGTCGTTAGAACTTGTTCtcaagctttctgatttctgcaaCGTATGCGTCCATGGTTTCTTTGTTGATATTCCATTCCTTGTTAACTTGCTGAACAATGAGGAGGGAGTCGCCGTAGACGAGTAGTCTCTTGATGCCGAGTGAGACGGCTAGTCGAAGACCATGTAGCAGTGCTTCATAttctgcttcattgttggagacttcAAAGAGGATTTGGAAAACGTATTTGAGTTGTTCGCCTTTGGGAGAGATGAAAAGTACACCGGCTCCACCTCCGCCGAGTTCAAGGGAACCGTCAAAGTACATGATCCAGTGATCTGGAATGCTAGCTGGAGCAGGGATTTGATTTTCCCTCCATTCggccaagaagtcgactagtgcttcCGACTTGAtggctgttcttggcttgaagcgCAGTTCGAGTGCTCCCAACTCGACTGCCCATTTGGAGATGCGGCCAGTAGCGTCCTGATTATGGAGAATGTCCCCCAGTGGAAAATCGGTAATGAttgagatcttgtattcgttGAAGTAATGACGTAGCTTCCTTGATGTTATGAGAATTGCATATAGGAGTTTCTAAATCGATGGTATCGTACCTTTGATTTAGAAAGGACTTCACTGACGAAGTAAATAGGGCGTTGGATGCCGAAGGCGTGCCCTTCTTCTGGATGCTCTACCACAATTGCCGTGCTGACGACGTGGATAGTAGCTGCGATGTACAGAAGTAACTCTTCTCCAGGCATTGGAGCTGTGAGGATTGGTGGTGACTGAAGATGTTGCTTGAGATCTTCGAGTGCATCAGCTGCTTCCTGGAACCACTGGAATTTATCTTGCTTCTTCAGTAATTTGAAGAAAGGAAGGCCTCGTTCTCCAAGCTTTGAGAGGAATCTGTTCAGAGCTGCCATgcatccagtaagcttctggacatcttTTACAGTTGCTGGTGCTTCCATGTCCATGATACCATTTATTTTCTCTGGATTTGCTTCGATCCCTCTATGGCTGacgatgaagccgagtagtttttcGAATGGTACACCGAAGACGCACTTGGTGGGATTCAGCTTCCACCTGAAGCTGCGTAGACTGTTGAAGGTTTCCTCAAGATCAGGGATGAACGAGTCGTGTTCCCTTGCCTTGACGACTACATCATCAACATATGCTTCGACATTGCGGTATAGCTGATTGGCGAAGCAAAGCTGTATAGCTCGTTGATAATTCGCCCCAgcattcttcaacccgaaggacatggtcttgtatgCATATACCCCGAACGGGGTGATGAATGTTGTCTTGATCTGATCTTCTTCCTTGAGggctatttgatgatagcccgagTAGCAGTCAAGGAAGGAAAGTAGGACGCAACCGGCCGTGGGGTCGATGACTTGGTCGATGTGTGggagcccgaaaggatcctttgggcaatgcttgttgaggtcggtgtagtcgacacacatcctccactcgttgttgttcttcttgagGACGAGAACTGGGTTGGCCAACCACCCGGGTGGTATACTTCCTTGATGACCCCGCCGCGAGTAGTTTGGCGAGTTCTTTTTTGATGGCTTCCCTTTTCTCGGCTGAGAATCTCCGCAGGCGCTGTTTCTTGGGGACAACTGTTGCCTTGACGTTTAAGgaatgctcgatcaactccttgggcaggCCTGGCATGTCTGCTAGTTTCCATGCAAACACGTCTCGGttagccctaaggaagttgacgagcccTGTCCCAATCAGGGCAGTCTTGAAGGAGTCGCCATCTTGGAGCTGGATTGCCTTTACACCCAAGTTATTGGGTGGTTTCGGGGCAGAGTGGTTTGCCCTCTTTGTAGGGATTTCCATCCCTGACGCAGAAAGTTGTTTTGCCGCCGCGAGTACTTCTCCTGAAGTGTCTGGTAGGCGATTGGTGGAAGCGTAGGTGATAGCTTCCTTCTCACATTCGAACGATTTCTGGAGGTCACCGCGGAATGTGAGAACTCCTATCCTTCCTGGCATCTTGAGtagcaggtagacatagtgtgggacggccatgaacttaGCCAAGGCTGGTCGTCCTAATATGGCGTGATATGAGGACTCGAAGCTAGCCACTTCAAATTTGATGAGCTCTATTCTGTAGTTGTCCGGAGTGCCGAAGGTGACCGGGAGTATAACGGTGCCAATCGGTGTGGAAGCGTTTCCTGGGACAATGCCATAGAACAGAGCCTTGCTCGGAGTTAACTTGTCGGAGATGTCCAACCCCATCTTTGCGATGGTACTCGCGAACAGGAGGTTTAGTCCGCTGCCTCCGTCGATAAGTACTCGAGTGAGTCTGGACCCTGCTACCACTGGGTCAAGGACGAGCGGAAATTTTCCCTTCtcggagaagctggtccattgatcctctCGGGAGAAGGTGATCGGGACCTCGCTGTGCCTCAGTGGTTTAGGGATGGCGGGTTCCAGATTCAGAATTTCGCGCCAGGGCAGTTTCTGTGCGCATTTGTTGATGGTAGAGTCTCCTCCGTAGATGACGTTGACCGTGTTGGCGGGTTGCTGAAAACCCGTTTGTCCATCCTTGTCATTGTTCTTCTCATCCTGCTtgcacttcttcttcttgtcttcttcgAGTGGATGCTCTTGGAGAGACTTCCGTAGGTTTATGCACTCGAGGATCGTGTGCATTGCTTTTGGGTGTAAAGGGCAAGGTTTGGCTAGGAGCTTCTGGAAGTCGTTGTTGACGACTGTTAAGTGCAAAATAaatgccgtcaactcctgcataaacgcTTAAAGAATAAGCACCAgtagtagtggtaggagttattactgacgaattccacaagtgttggtgaattgttgattgcaggtacacaagtccggaataacaTGAAAACACGCAGAAAACACAGAACAAATGCACAGAAGATCATATCCTGCATTACACAAAGATTGAGGGCCCACATGACATGCCAACTCAACTTCAGCCCGTGCACCCCATTATCCACATAAGGATCCCACAAGGAGTGCACCAACCAAAGATGAGCCCAAACGGCCTCAAAAAGGGGCCAGCTGGCCCCctgggcctgccgcccccccccccactggGCCTAAACAGGCCCAACTTTCTCCTGCAGTCTTCCGCCGCTTCCCTACGCCTATTTCGGATGGGGATAGTACCACCTCGTGAATGCAACCGCGGATCCACCCATGGAAaggctatataaggaggagaGCCCTCAACACAGGACACACCACACAAGAGAAGATGTAGGGCTCCATTGCAAAGGCGGGGCCCTGCCTaagctagtgcttagagtaggaggaaggtgaggagtagttcggggaagcgccgAGCCTGTCGGCAATCTTCTCCGGTCTTGTACCTCTACAGATGCTGGCTAcctctggtatgagtaagttagtatttatgattcctgtcttgcatagtacttttgttTGGGTGAGATTAGTTCTCTTACTCATGGGTTTGTCGCTCCATATTTATACGGAGTGCtatagtttgctacgggatatcagacatagttagactgcagtagtaatcagtagcatagacgtggtgtctaggctaagggttaccttcgtttgccttatatcccacggttgttagaggtaggccgcaggtggtgacagctctgtcggtccttcgtaatcctccatgttcggatatagcgtagagctgttggccggagtctcctgagtcctgaccattacaggggtaagccggtgcccgaagcgagtcttacccAAGAGATCG from Panicum virgatum strain AP13 chromosome 7N, P.virgatum_v5, whole genome shotgun sequence includes the following:
- the LOC120680892 gene encoding uncharacterized protein LOC120680892, whose protein sequence is MHTILECINLRKSLQEHPLEEDKKKKCKQDEKNNDKDGQTGFQQPANTVNVIYGGDSTINKCAQKLPWREILNLEPAIPKPLRHSEVPITFSREDQWTSFSEKGKFPLVLDPVVAGSRLTRVLIDGGSGLNLLFASTIAKMGLDISDKLTPSKALFYGIVPGNASTPIGTVILPVTFGTPDNYRIELIKFEVASFESSYHAILGRPALAKFMAVPHYVYLLLKMPGRIGVLTFRGDLQKSFECEKEAITYASTNRLPDTSGEVLAAAKQLSASGMEIPTKRANHSAPKPPNNLGVKAIQLQDGDSFKTALIGTGLVNFLRANRDVFAWKLADMPGLPKELIEHSLNVKATVVPKKQRLRRFSAEKREAIKKELAKLLAAGSSRKYTTRVVGQPTLKEEDQIKTTFITPFGVYAYKTMSFGLKNAGANYQRAIQLCFANQLYRNVEAYVDDVVVKAREHDSFIPDLEETFNSLRSFRWKLNPTKCVFGVPFEKLLGFIVSHRGIEANPEKINGIMDMEAPATVKDVQKLTGCMAALNRFLSKLGERGLPFFKLLKKQDKFQWFQEAADALEDLKQHLQSPPILTAPMPGEELLLYIAATIHVVSTAIVVEHPEEGHAFGIQRPIYFVSEVLSKSKDATGRISKWAVELGALELRFKPRTAIKSEALVDFLAEWRENQIPAPASIPDHWIMYFDGSLELGGGGAGVLFISPKGEQLKYVFQILFEVSNNEAEYEALLHGLRLAVSLGIKRLLVYGDSLLIVQQVNKEWNINKETMDAYVAEIRKLENKF